One genomic window of Hemitrygon akajei chromosome 1, sHemAka1.3, whole genome shotgun sequence includes the following:
- the LOC140739906 gene encoding prolactin-releasing peptide receptor-like: MESWNASPTNSTAYQVPVAGSTNGQSQFTGLELIQSYKPLIVPCYVLVVFIGIFGNYLLLYVICKTKKMHNVTNFFIGNLAFSDMLMCATCVPFTLAYAFHPRGWIFGKFMCYFVFLMQPVTVYVSVFTLTAIAVDRYYATVHPLKKRISIGTCTYILAGIWLLSCGLAAPAFAHTYHIEFRDQDQTICEEFWVRKEKEHLAYAYSTLIITYILPLSAVSLSYLRITLKLKNRVVPGDSTHGQERWEKVRRKKIFRLLVLVVTVFGACWLPLHVFNIIRDIDISLINKEYFNLIQLLCHCSAMTSACCNPFLYAWLHDRFRAELKKMFACKKKIVPTNNCIAVSVVL, translated from the exons ATGGAGAGCTGGAACGCGTCCCCGACCAACAGCACGGCCTACCAGGTCCCAGTGGCGGGCAGCACCAACGGCCAGTCGCAGTTCACGGGGCTGGAGCTGATCCAGTCCTATAAGCCCCTCATCGTCCCCTGCTACGTGCTGGTGGTCTTCATCGGAATCTTCGGCAACTACCTTCTGCTCTACGTCATCTGCAAGACCAAGAAGATGCACAACGTCACCAACTTCTTCATCGGCAACCTGGCCTTCTCCGACATGCTGATGTGCGCTACCTGCGTGCCGTTCACGCTGGCCTACGCCTTCCACCCGCGGGGCTGGATCTTCGGCAAGTTCATGTGCTACTTCGTGTTCCTGATGCAGCCGGTGACGGTGTACGTGTCCGTCTTCACCCTGACAGCCATCGCTGTGGACAG ATATTATGCCACCGTTCACCCATTGAAGAAGCGCATCTCCATTGGGACCTGCACCTACATCCTGGCCGGAATCTGGCTCCTGTCCTGCGGCCTGGCAGCGCCTGCGTTTGCACATACCTACCACATCGAGTTCCGGGACCAAGACCAGACCATCTGCGAGGAGTTCTGGGTCAGGAAGGAGAAGGAGCACTTGGCCTACGCCTACAGCACCCTGATCATCACCTACATCCTCCCGCTCTCGGCTGTCTCACTGTCCTACCTCCGCATCACCCTCAAGCTCAAGAACCGCGTGGTCCCCGGGGATTCCACGCATGGCCAAGAGAGGTGGGAGAAGGTGAGGCGCAAAAAGATATTCCGGCTCCTGGTGCTGGTGGTGACCGTATTCGGCGCCTGTTGGCTCCCGCTTCATGTCTTCAACATCATCCGCGACATCGATATCAGCCTGATCAACAAAGAGTATTTCAACCTGATCCAGCTCCTGTGCCACTGCTCTGCTATGACATCGGCTTGCTGCAACCCCTTCCTCTACGCCTGGCTCCACGATCGGTTCAGGGCCGAGCTCAAGAAGATGTTCGCCTGCAAGAAGAAGATTGTCCcgactaacaactgcattgcaGTGAGCGTCGTGTTATGA